A genomic window from Blastococcus saxobsidens DD2 includes:
- a CDS encoding cytochrome c-type biogenesis protein CcmH: MSGVRRAAGAVVALCVVVVAVLGLLRAAAPDGNASLREQVDAVAAGLRCPTCQGLSIADSASVLAAGSRQVIEDQLRAGRSPDQIRQYFVDRYGEQVLLRPEASGTGILVWLLPALAVAAGGGFVWRWLHRARGAPAEAVGEATDPEAHRVLEEHRAGQLVLDDSPAAESLREALDARLAAEEDWPADAEALARADRRLGAAFRRYRARGLSARSRTPGAALPRRAVTVGAAVVLLAVAGVGVGAALQHRGAGEPVTGGIPGGVSAEAGSGIAELQARAETRPQDPAAWVALGRALDRARQFDQAVEAYDRALALEPAADVVVLLRGNVLVRAGRAAEALPPMQELAERYPDDPDVLLVLGLAQEATGAPETAETLRRFLELAPDSPAAPGVRALLEDQ; the protein is encoded by the coding sequence ATGAGCGGCGTCCGACGTGCCGCGGGCGCGGTCGTCGCCCTGTGCGTGGTCGTCGTGGCGGTGCTGGGACTGCTCCGCGCCGCTGCCCCGGACGGCAACGCGTCCCTCCGGGAGCAGGTCGACGCCGTGGCGGCCGGCCTCCGGTGCCCCACCTGCCAAGGTCTGTCGATCGCGGACAGCGCGTCGGTCCTCGCTGCCGGCTCCCGCCAGGTGATCGAGGATCAGCTCCGGGCGGGGCGGAGTCCCGACCAGATCCGGCAGTACTTCGTGGACCGATACGGGGAGCAGGTCCTGCTCCGCCCCGAGGCGTCCGGCACGGGAATCCTGGTCTGGCTGCTCCCGGCCCTGGCGGTCGCGGCCGGCGGCGGATTCGTCTGGCGCTGGCTGCATCGAGCCCGCGGCGCGCCGGCGGAGGCGGTCGGGGAGGCCACGGATCCCGAGGCGCACCGCGTTCTCGAGGAGCACCGCGCCGGGCAGCTGGTGCTGGACGACTCACCGGCCGCCGAGTCGCTGCGGGAGGCGCTGGACGCCCGGCTGGCTGCGGAGGAGGACTGGCCGGCCGACGCCGAGGCGCTGGCCCGGGCCGACCGGCGGCTGGGCGCGGCCTTCCGCCGGTACCGCGCCCGAGGCCTGTCCGCGCGATCGCGGACGCCGGGGGCGGCGCTGCCGCGGCGGGCGGTCACGGTCGGGGCGGCCGTCGTCCTGCTCGCGGTCGCCGGAGTGGGCGTGGGAGCGGCCCTGCAGCACCGCGGCGCCGGGGAGCCGGTCACCGGCGGCATCCCGGGTGGCGTGTCGGCGGAGGCCGGGTCGGGCATCGCGGAGCTGCAGGCCCGGGCGGAGACCCGTCCGCAGGATCCGGCGGCGTGGGTGGCGCTCGGCCGTGCTCTCGACCGGGCGCGGCAGTTCGACCAGGCGGTGGAGGCGTACGACCGGGCGCTGGCGCTGGAACCGGCCGCGGACGTCGTCGTCCTCCTCCGCGGCAACGTGCTGGTCCGGGCAGGGCGGGCCGCGGAGGCGCTGCCGCCGATGCAGGAGCTCGCCGAGCGGTACCCGGACGACCCGGACGTGCTGCTCGTCCTCGGTCTGGCTCAGGAGGCGACCGGCGCGCCGGAGACGGCGGAGACGCTGCGCCGGTTCCTCGAGCTCGCCCCCGACTCGCCGGCGGCCCCCGGCGTCCGTGCCCTGCTGGAGGACCAGTGA
- a CDS encoding TlpA family protein disulfide reductase → MTEPADSPPAPTRRWRRWVAALAFVVVVALAGALLAARLGDSAVTTSALIGQPAPPLVGDTLDGGRFDLAGWEGQVVLVNLWASWCQPCRREHPLLIATAASLGPQGLRVVGIDVHDDPDDARAFLAEFGGAAWPSIVDPEGTYAVEWGTFALPETYLVGRDGTIVAKVSGELDAAWITEQVIPLLDGEGP, encoded by the coding sequence ATGACCGAACCGGCCGACAGCCCGCCCGCCCCCACCCGCCGGTGGCGCCGGTGGGTCGCCGCGCTGGCGTTCGTGGTCGTCGTCGCCCTGGCCGGCGCACTGCTCGCCGCGCGACTGGGCGACTCCGCCGTGACGACCTCCGCGCTGATCGGTCAGCCCGCTCCGCCGCTCGTGGGCGACACCCTCGACGGCGGCCGCTTCGACCTCGCGGGCTGGGAGGGGCAGGTCGTGCTGGTCAACCTGTGGGCCTCGTGGTGCCAGCCGTGCCGCCGGGAACACCCCCTGCTGATCGCCACCGCGGCCTCTCTCGGGCCCCAGGGCCTGCGGGTCGTGGGCATCGACGTGCACGACGACCCGGACGACGCCCGGGCGTTCCTGGCGGAGTTCGGCGGCGCCGCCTGGCCCAGCATCGTCGACCCGGAGGGGACCTACGCGGTCGAGTGGGGGACCTTCGCGCTGCCCGAGACCTACCTCGTCGGCCGCGACGGGACGATCGTGGCCAAGGTGAGCGGCGAGCTCGACGCAGCCTGGATCACGGAGCAGGTGATCCCGCTCCTGGACGGCGAGGGGCCATGA
- a CDS encoding heme lyase CcmF/NrfE family subunit, which produces MRHLLGPFGLMLGLVCSAVACAAWAATARRGDGGGAGRWGRIGTGGSLLGAAVAVAVMVDALVQHDFSVRYVAENGGRAVPPYYTVISLWAALEGSLLLWLLVLTALTALAVVRVHPRAGDLHPWAMSVLSALGAFFFALALFAGSAFDRVSPVPADGPGPNPLLQDHPLMGLHPPLLYLGYVGMAVPFAYAVAALVTGRTGPAWVAVVRAWTLTAWACLTAGVVMGGWWAYEVLGWGGYWGWDPVENVSVLPWFTATALLHSIMVQRRRATLRLWNLTLAIATFVLVLFGTFLTRSGVVESVHAFTRSTIGPVLLGFLLAVVLGAGALFLWRSDRLGDDDPLLATVSRETSFLANNLLLAGLAFTILLGTTFPIAVEALTGDRLSVGAPYFTRMTVPLALLVVLLMGLGPLLPWGSAQGRRLAGQLLPSALAGLATIGLLGLSGLDGVGALLTFGLAVFVAGATLTRVVLDVQRTRTLRPGRLAGTVGRTLAQHRRAYGGLLVHLGFVLAAVAVAASSTYSSSATRQLAVGDTVRVGEWTATLQEVRRSADERRMSVAADLLLREDGRDVGVHAPRLSMYPSLSQAVGSPSVRTTLTEDAYLVLTEVDPDAGTATVRLVVNPMVVWLWISVPVMVAGAGVAAWPVRRTVPRDAERLENRVGATDVEEIRV; this is translated from the coding sequence ATGAGGCACCTGCTCGGCCCGTTCGGTCTGATGCTGGGCCTGGTGTGCTCCGCGGTCGCCTGCGCGGCCTGGGCGGCGACCGCCCGGCGAGGTGACGGCGGCGGTGCGGGCCGATGGGGGAGGATCGGCACCGGAGGATCGCTGCTGGGCGCCGCCGTCGCCGTCGCCGTCATGGTCGACGCCCTCGTCCAGCACGACTTCTCCGTGCGCTACGTCGCCGAGAACGGCGGTCGGGCGGTGCCGCCGTACTACACCGTCATCAGCCTGTGGGCGGCGCTCGAGGGCTCGCTGCTGCTGTGGCTGCTGGTGCTCACCGCCCTGACCGCGCTGGCGGTGGTGCGCGTCCACCCCCGGGCGGGGGACCTGCACCCGTGGGCGATGTCGGTGCTGTCGGCGCTGGGTGCCTTCTTCTTCGCGCTGGCCCTGTTCGCCGGTAGTGCCTTCGACCGGGTGAGCCCGGTACCGGCCGACGGGCCCGGACCGAACCCGCTGCTGCAGGACCATCCCCTGATGGGCCTCCACCCGCCCCTGCTCTACCTGGGCTACGTGGGCATGGCCGTTCCGTTCGCCTACGCGGTCGCCGCCCTCGTCACCGGGCGCACCGGGCCGGCGTGGGTGGCGGTGGTCCGCGCCTGGACGCTGACCGCCTGGGCCTGTCTCACCGCCGGTGTGGTCATGGGCGGCTGGTGGGCCTACGAGGTGCTCGGCTGGGGCGGCTACTGGGGCTGGGACCCGGTGGAGAACGTCTCGGTGCTGCCGTGGTTCACCGCCACCGCGCTGCTGCACTCGATCATGGTGCAGCGGCGGCGGGCGACGTTGCGGCTGTGGAACCTCACCCTGGCGATCGCCACGTTCGTCCTCGTCCTCTTCGGCACCTTCCTCACCCGCAGCGGGGTGGTCGAGAGCGTCCACGCATTCACCCGGTCGACGATCGGCCCGGTGCTGCTCGGTTTCCTCCTGGCCGTGGTCCTGGGTGCCGGGGCGCTGTTCCTGTGGCGCTCGGACCGGTTGGGCGACGACGACCCGCTGCTGGCGACGGTCTCCCGGGAGACCTCCTTCCTCGCCAACAACCTGCTCCTGGCCGGTCTGGCCTTCACCATCCTGCTGGGCACCACCTTCCCGATCGCGGTGGAGGCCCTCACCGGGGACCGGCTGAGCGTGGGCGCCCCCTACTTCACCCGGATGACGGTGCCGCTCGCGCTGCTCGTCGTCCTGCTCATGGGACTGGGACCCCTGCTGCCGTGGGGCAGTGCCCAGGGTCGGCGCCTGGCCGGCCAACTGCTGCCCTCGGCGCTCGCCGGCCTGGCCACGATCGGCCTGCTGGGCCTGTCCGGGCTGGACGGGGTCGGCGCGCTGCTCACCTTCGGCCTGGCGGTGTTCGTCGCCGGGGCGACCCTGACCCGGGTGGTCCTGGACGTGCAGCGGACGAGAACCCTTCGGCCGGGCCGTCTCGCCGGCACGGTCGGGCGGACCCTGGCCCAGCACCGGCGGGCCTACGGCGGGCTGCTCGTGCACCTGGGCTTCGTGCTCGCGGCGGTCGCGGTGGCCGCGTCCTCGACCTACAGCAGCTCGGCCACCCGGCAGCTGGCCGTCGGAGACACCGTTCGGGTCGGGGAGTGGACGGCGACCCTGCAGGAGGTGCGCCGGTCGGCCGACGAGCGGCGCATGTCGGTCGCCGCCGACCTGCTGCTCCGCGAGGACGGGCGCGACGTCGGGGTCCACGCCCCGCGGCTGAGCATGTATCCCTCGCTCAGCCAGGCGGTCGGATCCCCGTCGGTGCGGACGACGCTCACCGAGGACGCCTACCTGGTCCTCACCGAGGTGGACCCGGACGCCGGCACCGCCACGGTGCGCCTGGTGGTCAACCCGATGGTGGTGTGGCTGTGGATCTCGGTGCCGGTCATGGTCGCCGGTGCGGGAGTGGCCGCCTGGCCCGTCCGGCGGACCGTCCCACGGGATGCGGAACGGCTCGAGAACCGCGTGGGAGCGACCGACGTCGAGGAGATACGGGTATGA
- a CDS encoding cytochrome c maturation protein CcmE, translated as MIRSDGETAERPRRQMPVRLLLVAGVVLVAVGVLAVGGLQGSLVYYRTTSELVADPELVGERVRLGGLVVAGSVATTADGVRFELTDGVHDLPVVNSGQPRGVFQEGQGAVVEGTLGADGVFRSDVLLVKHDNEYRAPVGGAARPAEDGG; from the coding sequence GTGATCCGCAGCGACGGCGAGACCGCCGAGCGTCCACGCCGGCAGATGCCCGTGCGGCTGCTGCTCGTCGCGGGCGTGGTCCTCGTCGCCGTCGGGGTGCTGGCGGTCGGGGGGCTGCAGGGCAGCCTCGTCTACTACCGGACGACCAGCGAACTGGTCGCCGATCCGGAACTGGTGGGTGAGCGGGTACGGCTCGGCGGCCTCGTGGTGGCCGGGTCCGTCGCCACGACGGCGGACGGAGTCCGGTTCGAACTCACCGACGGGGTGCACGACCTGCCGGTCGTCAACAGCGGGCAGCCGCGCGGCGTCTTCCAGGAGGGGCAGGGCGCCGTCGTCGAGGGCACCCTCGGTGCCGACGGCGTCTTCCGTTCCGACGTGCTCCTGGTCAAGCACGACAACGAGTACCGGGCTCCGGTGGGCGGGGCCGCCCGCCCGGCGGAGGACGGCGGATGA
- the ccsA gene encoding cytochrome c biogenesis protein CcsA, translated as MASPSAGTADRIHGAAAVVVAAVAVILALVVAPTDTVQGEPQRLMYVHVPAAWLAYLSFAAVLGASVAYLLTRDLRWDRRAQAAAELGVGMTALAIALGSIWGRPVWGVWWVWDPRLVTTAVLLLVYLGYLGVRGLGDDRAAGARRAAAVGIVGFVNVPVVHFSVVWWRTLHQPATVLSPDPAPMDPWMAAALGAAVAAFTLAGVLVVRRRLRVLASADAPAAPGPAGAPPQGAAALGPTEALVVVPRTRR; from the coding sequence ATGGCATCTCCCTCGGCCGGCACGGCCGACCGCATCCACGGCGCAGCGGCCGTGGTGGTTGCAGCGGTCGCGGTGATCCTCGCCCTGGTGGTGGCACCGACCGACACCGTGCAGGGTGAACCGCAGCGGCTGATGTACGTCCACGTGCCTGCGGCGTGGCTGGCCTACCTCTCGTTCGCGGCGGTGCTCGGCGCGAGCGTGGCCTATCTGCTGACCCGGGACCTGCGGTGGGACCGTCGGGCTCAGGCCGCCGCGGAACTCGGCGTCGGCATGACCGCGTTGGCGATCGCGCTGGGCAGCATCTGGGGCCGGCCGGTGTGGGGCGTGTGGTGGGTCTGGGACCCTCGCCTGGTCACCACCGCCGTGCTGCTCCTCGTCTACCTGGGCTACCTCGGGGTCCGCGGCCTGGGGGACGACCGCGCCGCCGGGGCCCGTCGTGCGGCGGCCGTGGGGATCGTCGGGTTCGTCAACGTGCCGGTCGTGCACTTCTCGGTGGTGTGGTGGCGCACCCTGCACCAGCCGGCGACCGTGCTGTCCCCGGACCCGGCGCCGATGGACCCGTGGATGGCGGCCGCTCTGGGGGCGGCCGTGGCGGCCTTCACGCTGGCCGGGGTGCTGGTGGTGCGGCGCCGGCTGCGGGTGCTCGCCTCGGCCGACGCCCCCGCCGCCCCCGGGCCGGCGGGTGCTCCGCCGCAGGGCGCAGCCGCCCTCGGACCGACCGAGGCGCTCGTCGTCGTCCCGAGGACGCGCCGGTGA
- a CDS encoding heme exporter protein CcmB, with protein MTQPVTVLAQTAAVFRREVAVERAGREALVTTAPFVAAFVVLAGLGFGPGPQQLAATAGGTVWLAVLVATVPLARTVAGAEMAEESWDVLRGLVAPNALFAGKLLATWGALALTWVLAGALVAVLFEVPVPPAAIYGGALGTLALAALTTTFGVLVDSGARRGGLLAALMLPTGLPVLLAGTQLTVSASAVLPWGILMTLYAGAVLTAAWAVFPVLLEE; from the coding sequence GTGACGCAGCCGGTCACCGTGCTGGCGCAGACGGCGGCCGTGTTCCGCCGGGAGGTGGCCGTGGAGCGGGCCGGCCGCGAGGCGCTGGTCACCACGGCGCCCTTCGTCGCCGCCTTCGTGGTGCTGGCCGGCCTGGGCTTCGGACCCGGGCCGCAGCAGCTGGCGGCCACGGCCGGAGGGACGGTGTGGCTGGCGGTCCTCGTCGCCACGGTCCCGTTGGCCCGGACCGTGGCCGGCGCCGAGATGGCGGAGGAGAGCTGGGACGTGCTGCGCGGGCTGGTCGCCCCGAATGCGCTCTTCGCCGGCAAGCTGCTGGCGACCTGGGGCGCGCTCGCCCTGACCTGGGTGCTGGCCGGCGCCCTCGTCGCCGTCCTCTTCGAGGTCCCGGTGCCTCCGGCGGCGATCTACGGCGGTGCCCTGGGCACGCTGGCGCTCGCGGCGCTGACGACGACGTTCGGGGTGCTCGTCGACTCCGGTGCCCGCCGGGGCGGGCTGCTGGCGGCCCTGATGCTGCCCACCGGCCTGCCCGTGCTGCTCGCCGGGACCCAGTTGACCGTTTCCGCGAGTGCTGTGCTCCCCTGGGGCATCCTCATGACCCTGTACGCGGGCGCTGTGCTGACGGCCGCCTGGGCGGTGTTCCCCGTCCTACTCGAGGAGTGA
- a CDS encoding ABC transporter ATP-binding protein, producing MLGRPGVEDGWRSPAGPSPATAAPVLRLTRASRVHGGSPVWAPLDLALAAGTLTVVTGPNGAGKSTLLRLAAGLTRPSTGGRECAGRALYVRGGGGLRSAQTVLGAVSVTAGLAGRREAATAAVQLLGLQALAHRRVGTLSAGERVRAALAAAVACRPALLCLDEPTAALDSHGMQALVTVLDTIRADGGTVLVATHQPDALLAAADGHLVVGDGRVVLR from the coding sequence ATGCTCGGGCGGCCTGGGGTCGAGGACGGGTGGCGCTCCCCGGCCGGGCCGTCGCCCGCCACCGCGGCACCTGTGCTGCGGCTGACGCGGGCCAGCCGGGTCCACGGTGGCTCCCCGGTGTGGGCCCCGCTCGACCTCGCCCTGGCCGCCGGGACGCTCACCGTGGTGACCGGCCCGAACGGGGCGGGCAAGAGCACCCTGCTGCGGCTGGCCGCCGGGTTGACCCGTCCGAGCACCGGTGGCCGGGAGTGCGCCGGCAGGGCGCTGTACGTCCGCGGCGGTGGAGGTCTGCGCAGCGCGCAGACCGTCCTGGGCGCGGTGTCGGTCACCGCCGGGTTGGCCGGTCGGCGGGAAGCAGCGACTGCCGCGGTGCAGCTGCTCGGTCTCCAGGCTCTGGCGCACCGCCGGGTCGGCACCCTGTCGGCCGGCGAGCGGGTACGTGCCGCCCTGGCGGCGGCGGTCGCCTGCCGGCCGGCCCTGCTCTGCCTGGACGAGCCCACGGCCGCCTTGGACAGCCACGGCATGCAGGCTCTCGTGACCGTCCTCGACACGATCCGTGCCGACGGCGGGACGGTCCTGGTCGCCACCCACCAGCCGGACGCCCTCCTGGCGGCCGCGGACGGCCACCTGGTGGTCGGCGACGGACGGGTGGTGCTGCGGTGA
- a CDS encoding PPOX class F420-dependent oxidoreductase — protein MPKIASADRVDRDALLDFLRPRHRAVLVTRRQGGGVQLSPVTCGIDAEGRVVVSTYPQRAKVANARRDAAVSLCVLSDEWDGPWVQLDGAAEVLDLPEAVEPLVEYYRAISGEHPDWEEYRAAMTRQGKSLLRITVTGWGPIATGGFPADVAGKL, from the coding sequence ATGCCGAAGATCGCCAGCGCTGACCGGGTCGACCGCGATGCGCTCCTGGACTTCCTCCGCCCGCGGCACCGGGCCGTGCTGGTCACCCGCCGCCAGGGCGGTGGGGTGCAGCTGTCCCCGGTGACGTGCGGAATCGACGCCGAGGGGCGGGTCGTGGTGTCCACGTATCCGCAGCGGGCCAAGGTGGCCAACGCCCGGCGGGATGCCGCGGTGTCCCTGTGCGTGCTCTCCGACGAGTGGGACGGGCCCTGGGTCCAGCTGGACGGCGCAGCGGAGGTGCTCGACCTGCCCGAGGCCGTGGAGCCGCTCGTGGAGTACTACCGCGCCATCAGCGGGGAGCACCCCGACTGGGAGGAGTACCGCGCGGCGATGACGCGCCAGGGCAAGTCCCTGCTGCGGATCACGGTGACCGGGTGGGGTCCGATCGCCACCGGCGGTTTCCCCGCCGATGTGGCTGGCAAGCTTTGA
- a CDS encoding AI-2E family transporter, with amino-acid sequence MRIRLPGRTDPPPDETHDVEPDQPTREVGVRPATHAPAPTNQRGERLRRASRSLAVASAELLLVVGGVIVLGYVLGKLWVVLLPVVLGLLITTVLWPPTRFLRKHGWPAALAAATVLIAFLATFGGIIALIAPPVVGQVEELGAGVSAGLQQLQAWLTGPPFNLGEEQIGDAVDDAINSIQGNAQNIASYAVTGAAAIGSGLINLVLALLLTFFFLKDGPRWVPWLAAQTGPPAAPHVAALSYKTWATLSEFIRQQAIVGFADAFFIGLGLWILGVPLVLPLAVLTFFGAFIPIIGAFVAGGFAVLIALVDQGLTTALIVLGIVLLVQQLEGNVLQPILQGRGLNLHAAVVILAVTAGASLAGIIGAFLAVPVTALIAVSYRYARDQLDGKSPEVLPDGTRAQIASDATGAHLTREPVTTPEGDGAQEGAAR; translated from the coding sequence ATGAGGATCCGCTTGCCCGGTCGCACCGACCCGCCGCCGGACGAGACCCACGACGTCGAGCCCGACCAGCCCACCCGCGAGGTCGGTGTCCGGCCCGCCACGCACGCACCCGCCCCGACCAACCAGCGCGGAGAACGCCTCCGGCGGGCGAGCCGGTCGCTGGCCGTCGCCTCGGCGGAGCTGCTGCTCGTCGTCGGCGGGGTCATCGTCCTGGGCTACGTCCTGGGCAAGCTCTGGGTCGTCCTGCTGCCCGTCGTCCTCGGGCTGCTCATCACCACCGTGCTCTGGCCGCCCACCCGGTTCCTCAGGAAGCACGGCTGGCCGGCTGCCCTGGCGGCGGCGACCGTGCTGATCGCCTTCCTCGCGACATTCGGCGGCATCATCGCGCTGATCGCACCGCCGGTCGTGGGGCAGGTGGAGGAGCTCGGGGCAGGCGTCAGCGCGGGTCTGCAGCAGCTGCAGGCATGGCTGACGGGCCCACCGTTCAACCTGGGCGAGGAGCAGATCGGCGACGCCGTCGACGACGCGATCAACTCGATCCAGGGCAACGCGCAGAACATCGCCAGCTACGCCGTCACCGGCGCCGCGGCCATCGGCTCCGGACTGATCAACCTCGTTCTCGCCCTCCTCCTGACCTTCTTCTTCCTCAAGGACGGGCCGCGCTGGGTGCCGTGGCTGGCCGCGCAGACGGGCCCGCCCGCTGCACCGCACGTGGCCGCGCTGTCCTACAAGACGTGGGCGACGCTCTCCGAGTTCATCCGCCAGCAGGCCATCGTCGGGTTCGCCGACGCCTTCTTCATCGGCCTGGGCCTGTGGATCCTCGGCGTGCCCCTCGTCCTGCCGCTGGCCGTGCTCACCTTCTTCGGGGCGTTCATCCCGATCATCGGTGCCTTCGTCGCCGGCGGTTTCGCGGTGCTGATCGCCCTGGTCGACCAGGGCCTCACCACCGCGCTCATCGTGCTGGGCATCGTCCTGCTCGTGCAGCAGCTCGAGGGCAACGTCCTGCAGCCGATCCTCCAGGGCCGTGGCCTGAACCTGCATGCCGCCGTGGTGATCCTGGCCGTCACCGCGGGGGCGAGCCTCGCAGGCATCATCGGCGCCTTCCTCGCCGTCCCGGTGACCGCGCTCATCGCCGTCTCCTATCGATACGCACGGGACCAGCTCGACGGGAAGTCGCCGGAGGTCCTTCCCGACGGCACGCGCGCGCAGATCGCCAGCGACGCCACCGGCGCCCACTTGACCCGGGAGCCGGTCACGACGCCGGAGGGCGACGGGGCGCAGGAGGGAGCGGCGCGCTGA